In Drosophila innubila isolate TH190305 chromosome 2R unlocalized genomic scaffold, UK_Dinn_1.0 1_C_2R, whole genome shotgun sequence, the following are encoded in one genomic region:
- the LOC117783699 gene encoding thioredoxin, mitochondrial: MSKARFPQMRLLKSLTHLANAKPSVNRTIFDVQSIKEFEKKVKRSQKPVVVDFHASWCTPCKALAPRLENIVNEQRGRVHLARVDIDELTDLALDYDVGSVPSLLVMHNGRVLNRMEGLQSSESLRSWLNNVMRRSNEC; encoded by the exons atgtcgaAAGCTAGATTTCCCCAAATGCGTCTCCTTAAGAGCTTGACGCATTTAGCTAATGCCAAGCCGTCAGTAAACCGAACCATATTTGATGTTCAGAGCATTAAAGAATTTGAGAAGAAGGTGAAACGTAGTCAGAAGCCTGTCGTTGTTGACTTTCATGCCAG CTGGTGCACACCCTGTAAGGCACTTGCCCCCCGCCTCGAGAATATTGTGAATGAACAGAGGGGACGGGTGCATCTGGCCCGGGTTGATATCGACGAATTGACAGATCTGGCTTTGGATTACGACGTGGGTTCAGTACCATCGCTATTGGTAATGCATAATGGTAGAGTACTAAATCGCATGGAGGGACTGCAGAGCTCTGAGAGCCTACGAAGCTGGCTAAATAACGTCATGAGACGCAGTAATGAGTGCTAG